In one Candidatus Binatia bacterium genomic region, the following are encoded:
- a CDS encoding asparagine synthase-related protein: protein MSGIAGILVPPGGRPLAASDLDAMARALGGEEAGPPLLLDEGRAAFVVRGRAGYDSGLASRRVGNAVLGLAFFGRLTAPPPAAGDEGDSGPGRGGAPLQALLSLWLDRGPSCVADLRGEFALAVYDGRDKTLHLATDRIRIQPLVTADRPDQFLFGSHMAALLASPVPFAPTLDAGALLDVVASSVVSAPRTIFREVDKLPAGHRLAFRNGRASVEPYWEPDFTRADGASPERLATATRDALAAAVHDRLARDGAGSYGAFLSGGVDSTTVTGLLTKESGGRIATFSIGFSEERFNELQYARVAASTFHTRHTEYFVTPRDTEDAVLAVAESFDEPFANASAVPTYYCAKVAREHGVATLYAGDGGDELFAGNQRYADGRVFEPYDRVPRWLRDPILTPAIAAAGRIVPHPLFVKAGKYVRRASLPPAERIVSYDFWNVVPPAAFATADLMAAAAGWRPAAMVIRHHDRAHATTALDRHLYLDLKITISDNDVPKVARMCERAGVAVRFPFLDERVVDVATRVPARIKMRGGELRTFFKDAYKDLLPVETRTKSKHGFGLPISGWLKSDPGLRAMMRDLVLSPRSVDRGYFRREALEDVVRRHEEDATPYYGTVLWNLMVIELWHRRVLDGRR from the coding sequence ATGAGCGGCATCGCCGGAATTCTCGTGCCGCCGGGAGGGCGCCCCCTCGCCGCCTCCGATCTGGACGCGATGGCGCGCGCGCTCGGCGGGGAGGAGGCCGGACCGCCGCTCCTCCTCGACGAGGGGCGCGCCGCATTCGTGGTGCGCGGCCGCGCCGGCTACGATTCGGGGCTCGCGAGCCGGCGCGTGGGGAACGCGGTCCTGGGCCTCGCCTTCTTCGGCCGCCTCACCGCGCCGCCGCCGGCGGCAGGAGACGAGGGGGATTCGGGGCCGGGCCGCGGCGGCGCTCCGCTCCAGGCTCTTCTCTCGCTCTGGCTCGACCGGGGACCCTCCTGCGTCGCCGATCTGCGCGGCGAGTTCGCGCTTGCCGTGTACGACGGCCGCGACAAGACGCTCCACCTGGCCACCGACCGGATCCGCATCCAGCCGCTCGTCACGGCCGACCGCCCCGACCAGTTCCTCTTCGGGTCGCACATGGCGGCGCTCCTGGCCTCGCCGGTCCCCTTCGCGCCGACCCTGGACGCGGGAGCGCTCCTCGACGTCGTCGCCTCCTCGGTGGTCTCGGCGCCGCGCACCATCTTCCGCGAGGTGGACAAGCTGCCGGCGGGGCACCGGCTGGCCTTCCGGAACGGCCGCGCGTCGGTCGAGCCCTACTGGGAGCCCGACTTCACGCGCGCCGACGGCGCCTCGCCCGAGCGCCTGGCCACCGCGACCCGCGACGCGCTGGCCGCCGCCGTCCACGATCGGCTCGCGCGGGACGGTGCGGGGAGCTACGGCGCGTTCCTGAGCGGCGGCGTGGACAGCACGACCGTGACCGGACTGCTCACCAAGGAGAGCGGCGGCCGGATCGCGACCTTCTCGATCGGCTTCTCCGAGGAGCGCTTCAACGAGCTGCAGTACGCCCGGGTCGCCGCCTCGACGTTCCACACGCGGCACACCGAGTATTTCGTCACGCCGCGCGACACCGAGGATGCCGTGCTGGCCGTGGCGGAATCGTTCGACGAGCCATTCGCGAACGCGTCGGCCGTGCCCACCTACTATTGCGCCAAGGTGGCCCGCGAGCACGGCGTGGCGACGCTCTACGCGGGAGACGGCGGGGACGAGCTCTTCGCGGGCAATCAGCGGTATGCCGACGGCCGCGTCTTCGAGCCCTACGACCGGGTGCCGCGCTGGCTTCGCGACCCCATTCTCACGCCGGCGATCGCGGCGGCGGGCCGGATCGTGCCGCACCCGCTCTTCGTGAAGGCGGGGAAGTACGTGCGGCGCGCGTCCCTTCCGCCCGCGGAACGGATCGTCTCCTACGATTTCTGGAACGTGGTGCCTCCCGCCGCGTTCGCCACGGCCGACCTCATGGCCGCGGCGGCCGGCTGGCGCCCGGCGGCGATGGTGATCCGCCATCACGACCGCGCGCACGCCACGACCGCGCTCGACCGGCACCTCTATCTCGATCTCAAGATCACGATCAGCGACAACGACGTCCCCAAAGTGGCGCGCATGTGCGAGCGCGCCGGCGTCGCCGTCCGGTTTCCGTTCCTGGACGAGCGCGTGGTGGACGTGGCGACGCGCGTGCCCGCTCGGATCAAGATGCGCGGGGGAGAGCTCCGGACATTCTTCAAGGACGCCTACAAGGACCTTCTCCCGGTGGAGACCCGCACGAAGTCCAAGCACGGCTTCGGGCTCCCGATCTCCGGCTGGCTCAAGAGCGATCCGGGCCTCCGCGCGATGATGCGCGACCTGGTGCTCTCCCCGCGCAGCGTGGACCGCGGCTACTTCCGGCGGGAAGCCCTCGAGGACGTGGTGCGCCGCCACGAGGAGGACGCGACGCCGTACTACGGAACGGTCCTCTGGAATCTCATGGTGATCGAGCTGTGGCACCGCCGGGTGCTCGACGGACGGCGGTGA
- a CDS encoding GNAT family N-acetyltransferase: MSAPDRFEVVEPARAFGELGPAWEELLCSSAADSPFLTPAWLEAWWGAYGAGREPLLVFARRGEAIVGIFPLQVAAERWRGRLPLRTLRLFGDGTHDSDYLDFIVARGEEDLVLPAFWAWLRRAGSSLRYEVAQWNEIPEASPAGAVVRKLAERDGSLLEEHRVGCVVTALPPSYEGYVASLKPRMRTKVRSLRRVLSDQHGARFERADEATLDATLDSLFRLHERRWTLRGESGVFAAPEKRAFYHAMGRALLTRGWLDLTTLVADGAPVAHQCCIRYRGTAFLLQEGYDPDWEDRGVGNALRAMTIEAMIGDGLHTYDFLAGVTSHKLSWGGTVKESLRLTLRGNGARAAIASGLSLLSAARARLRAAFSRSAR, translated from the coding sequence GTGAGCGCGCCCGACCGCTTCGAGGTGGTGGAGCCCGCGCGCGCGTTCGGCGAGCTGGGCCCGGCCTGGGAGGAGCTCCTTTGCTCGAGCGCGGCGGACTCGCCGTTCCTCACGCCGGCCTGGCTCGAGGCCTGGTGGGGCGCGTACGGCGCCGGCCGCGAGCCGCTCCTGGTCTTCGCCCGGCGCGGCGAGGCGATCGTCGGCATCTTCCCGCTCCAGGTCGCGGCCGAGCGGTGGCGCGGCCGCCTTCCGCTCCGGACGCTCCGCCTGTTCGGAGACGGGACGCACGATTCCGACTACCTGGACTTCATCGTGGCGCGCGGCGAGGAGGATCTCGTCCTCCCCGCGTTCTGGGCCTGGCTCCGCCGCGCCGGCTCCTCCCTCCGCTACGAGGTGGCGCAGTGGAACGAGATCCCGGAGGCGTCCCCCGCGGGCGCGGTCGTCCGGAAGCTCGCCGAGCGGGACGGCTCCCTCCTGGAAGAGCACCGCGTCGGGTGCGTCGTCACGGCGCTGCCCCCGTCCTACGAGGGCTACGTCGCGTCGCTCAAGCCGCGGATGCGGACCAAGGTCCGCTCGCTGCGTCGCGTCCTCTCCGATCAGCACGGCGCCCGGTTCGAGCGCGCCGACGAGGCCACTCTGGACGCCACCCTGGACTCGCTCTTCCGTCTGCACGAGCGCCGGTGGACACTTCGAGGGGAGTCCGGCGTGTTCGCCGCTCCCGAGAAGCGCGCCTTCTACCATGCCATGGGACGCGCCCTGTTGACGCGGGGCTGGCTGGATCTGACGACGCTGGTCGCCGACGGGGCCCCCGTGGCGCACCAGTGCTGCATCCGCTACCGCGGGACCGCGTTCCTGCTCCAGGAGGGGTACGACCCCGACTGGGAGGACCGCGGCGTGGGCAACGCGCTCCGCGCGATGACGATCGAGGCCATGATCGGGGACGGCCTCCACACCTACGATTTCCTGGCGGGCGTCACCAGCCACAAGCTCTCCTGGGGGGGCACCGTGAAGGAGAGCCTCCGGCTCACCCTGCGGGGAAACGGCGCGCGCGCGGCGATCGCGTCGGGGCTCTCGCTGCTCTCCGCCGCGCGGGCGCGTCTGCGCGCCGCCTTCTCCCGGAGCGCCCGATGA
- a CDS encoding polysaccharide deacetylase family protein — protein MNAAKAAAAALFQAAGGEPLLRAAGNRWMLAPGGGGARLRRRASPPFLILIYHRVHPDPGPFMIDPVPPALFERQMRHLARAYRPLPLATLLERSRAGTVPEGAVAVTFDDGYADNAEYAAPILARHGVPATIFLVTGCIGTGTIPWHDEVLLAFAAARGGAIRIPGQPADEPPLPLGTEAERHRAAFRALAALKPRPEAERLAGVRAIREALGPGDPGTAASLMLDWDRVRAMRDSGIVFGSHTETHPILSRVTSERAREEVVRSKRTIEKELGEEAAFFAYPNGRPEDYDEGAVEALRAAGYRGALTTTFGPNEAGEDPFRWRRAAAWSADPRRFALQLAWYRFRGADAAAEAPVAGPALAGAGGGR, from the coding sequence ATGAACGCCGCGAAGGCGGCCGCGGCGGCGCTCTTCCAGGCGGCGGGAGGGGAGCCGCTCCTCCGGGCCGCGGGAAACCGCTGGATGCTCGCGCCGGGCGGCGGAGGCGCGCGCCTGCGCCGCCGCGCGTCCCCGCCCTTCCTGATCCTGATCTATCACCGCGTCCACCCCGACCCCGGGCCGTTCATGATCGATCCCGTGCCTCCGGCGCTCTTCGAGCGCCAGATGCGCCACCTGGCGCGCGCCTACCGGCCGCTGCCGCTCGCCACCCTACTCGAGCGGAGCCGCGCGGGCACCGTCCCCGAGGGGGCCGTCGCGGTCACCTTCGACGACGGCTACGCCGACAACGCCGAGTACGCGGCGCCGATCCTGGCGCGCCACGGGGTTCCCGCGACGATCTTCCTCGTGACCGGGTGCATCGGCACGGGGACGATCCCCTGGCACGACGAGGTGCTCCTCGCGTTCGCGGCGGCGCGCGGAGGCGCGATCCGCATTCCGGGGCAGCCGGCCGACGAGCCGCCCCTTCCGCTCGGAACCGAAGCGGAGCGGCACCGCGCGGCCTTCCGCGCCCTGGCCGCGCTCAAGCCGAGGCCCGAGGCGGAGCGCCTCGCCGGCGTGCGCGCGATCCGGGAAGCGCTGGGGCCGGGCGATCCGGGTACCGCCGCGTCGCTGATGCTCGACTGGGACCGCGTGCGCGCGATGCGGGACTCGGGGATCGTGTTCGGCTCGCACACGGAGACCCACCCCATCTTGAGCCGCGTCACCTCCGAACGGGCGCGCGAGGAGGTGGTGCGCTCGAAGCGGACGATCGAGAAGGAGCTGGGGGAGGAGGCGGCGTTCTTCGCCTATCCGAACGGCCGCCCCGAGGACTACGACGAGGGCGCGGTCGAGGCGCTCCGCGCCGCGGGGTACCGGGGCGCGCTCACGACGACGTTCGGACCGAACGAGGCGGGGGAGGACCCGTTCCGGTGGCGCCGGGCCGCCGCGTGGTCGGCCGATCCGCGGCGCTTCGCGCTGCAACTCGCCTGGTATCGGTTCCGCGGCGCCGACGCGGCGGCCGAAGCGCCCGTCGCCGGCCCCGCGCTGGCCGGAGCCGGAGGGGGCCGCTAG
- a CDS encoding putative O-glycosylation ligase, exosortase A system-associated has protein sequence MRDILIALLVFGSAPVAVFRPDIGILAYIWIGLMNPHRLSWRLEYAPVGLVVAIATLLGTVIRGEIRRIPMKSTTILLMVWMLYTTLTTMTAISGRDAWIEWNRFSRIIFMCFVAMMLLQERKRLERYVWVAMASIAFYSVKGGLFSLATRGAYRVWGPMGSFIEGNNELALAEIMILPLMLYFARQVKKTWQRWAYYGSIVLTIFSILFSYSRGAFVAFAGVAGILLVRSRYRFQGLLMVLVLGAALISFVPAEWKDRMTSIESYQTDQSAQGRINAWHFAVNIAMTHLFGGGFRTFTKELFMVYAPNPTDVHDAHSIYFEVLAEQGFPGLFIFLGILATALWKLERMRKRWPKDPDRRWARDLAEMLQFSLLGYMFGGAFLGLAYFDLPYYLVVSTILLEYVAERQPAAVPVPSPAEPARPGALGRAPAAG, from the coding sequence ATGCGCGACATCCTGATCGCGCTCCTCGTCTTCGGCAGCGCTCCGGTCGCGGTCTTCCGCCCCGACATCGGCATCCTGGCCTACATCTGGATCGGGCTCATGAACCCCCACCGCCTCTCGTGGCGGCTGGAGTACGCGCCGGTCGGGCTGGTGGTGGCGATCGCCACGCTGCTCGGCACGGTGATCCGCGGGGAGATCCGGCGCATCCCGATGAAGTCCACGACCATCCTCCTGATGGTCTGGATGCTCTACACGACGCTGACGACGATGACGGCCATCTCCGGACGCGACGCCTGGATCGAGTGGAACCGCTTCTCGCGGATCATCTTCATGTGCTTCGTGGCGATGATGCTGCTCCAGGAGCGGAAGCGCCTCGAGCGCTACGTCTGGGTGGCGATGGCCTCGATCGCCTTCTACAGCGTGAAGGGGGGGCTCTTCTCCCTCGCGACCCGCGGCGCCTATCGCGTGTGGGGGCCGATGGGCTCCTTCATCGAGGGGAACAACGAGCTGGCGCTCGCCGAGATCATGATCCTGCCGCTCATGCTCTACTTCGCGCGCCAGGTGAAGAAGACCTGGCAGCGCTGGGCCTATTACGGCTCGATCGTGCTGACGATCTTCTCGATCCTCTTCTCCTATTCGCGGGGGGCCTTCGTGGCCTTCGCCGGCGTCGCGGGCATCCTCCTGGTCCGCTCCCGCTACCGGTTCCAGGGACTTCTGATGGTGCTCGTGCTCGGAGCCGCCCTGATCTCCTTCGTTCCGGCCGAATGGAAGGATCGGATGACCTCGATCGAGTCGTATCAGACCGACCAGTCCGCCCAGGGGCGTATCAACGCCTGGCACTTTGCCGTGAACATCGCGATGACGCATCTCTTCGGCGGGGGGTTCCGCACCTTCACGAAAGAGCTCTTCATGGTGTACGCCCCAAACCCGACCGACGTCCACGACGCGCACAGCATCTACTTCGAGGTGCTTGCGGAGCAGGGGTTCCCCGGGCTCTTCATCTTCCTCGGCATCCTCGCCACCGCCCTCTGGAAGCTGGAGCGGATGCGGAAGCGCTGGCCGAAGGATCCCGACCGGCGCTGGGCGCGCGACCTGGCCGAGATGCTGCAGTTCTCGCTGCTCGGCTACATGTTCGGCGGGGCGTTCCTGGGGCTGGCCTACTTCGACCTGCCGTACTACCTCGTGGTCTCGACGATTCTCCTCGAGTACGTCGCCGAGCGCCAGCCGGCCGCCGTCCCGGTGCCGTCGCCGGCGGAGCCGGCCCGTCCCGGCGCGCTCGGCCGCGCGCCCGCGGCGGGCTAG